In methanogenic archaeon ISO4-H5, the following are encoded in one genomic region:
- a CDS encoding adhesin-like protein codes for MNKKTVAVILLALLTACACVPVPDTSSADAGERFLVDFGNGHAVWRDVSSGGTPAEILKYDSGYTVVLSGSDVVSVDGISETTVGSSVCSWRLYTWSEGKWHAGGSGSPFAWGFYPSDTIVPACTPDNPTSWTMCRGDSSSSGRSPSYGTEGAQTPMEWYRTYTTGYVDSSLIVADDLLYHTTGGTYGGAGSDKNPHVYCVNRFTGAEVWDFMMTYGQGYEVTSPVIVGDMLIVTATNWHVYCLDRYTGELLHDMELLLGGTPEDPTRDYTYVKFDSDHLGADMLWDKFVSIAEEDDISWDGRTFFTGGTTPVYDSGAIYFGTADGHILAYSITRADGFVKLWDYEPSDTYTVHRLVDGDGDTVDRNGQKTTDPDRIAYHKEYTGQKGCFYFHAPEITKIGGQRALVIGSYEGYLYAVNADTGEEIWVERMIDLRGYTYYYEETPGNKVVIPDYHGYDISKVTRVSDNIPHPGTPGSVSGYTVAGDRILVTCSDGGLSSQKGFVECLDLATCTVTDWKLDLMCGAITLDDTGNGFYAYMSPSLNGDTKITMTDGSEVALGSPIVHMRLDGKAIWKTQDYQLIKAPFTLANGILYANDYSAGVFYPNGGGVTAISTEDGHEIWRLQLKPFTKDSYAMVAPTVIDGKIYVGNDYGAIYCISEIAGPEPGDGGEIKLGNGLLHWSWLILFAIVAAAFVILYKMY; via the coding sequence ATGAATAAGAAGACCGTTGCAGTCATCCTGCTGGCACTGTTGACCGCCTGCGCATGCGTACCTGTCCCTGACACCTCCTCCGCGGATGCGGGGGAGAGGTTCCTGGTGGACTTCGGGAACGGGCACGCAGTATGGCGTGATGTCTCCTCCGGAGGGACTCCTGCCGAGATCCTGAAGTATGATTCGGGATACACCGTGGTATTATCCGGAAGCGACGTGGTCTCCGTGGACGGTATATCCGAGACCACGGTGGGTTCGTCGGTATGTTCCTGGAGGCTGTACACCTGGTCCGAAGGGAAGTGGCACGCCGGAGGTTCTGGTTCCCCCTTCGCCTGGGGATTCTATCCTTCCGATACCATTGTTCCAGCCTGCACACCCGATAACCCCACGTCATGGACCATGTGCAGAGGGGACTCCTCCTCTTCGGGGAGGTCCCCCTCCTACGGCACGGAGGGCGCCCAGACCCCCATGGAGTGGTACAGGACATACACAACAGGATACGTGGACTCGTCGCTGATCGTCGCCGACGATCTCCTCTACCACACCACAGGCGGCACCTACGGAGGTGCCGGCTCCGACAAGAACCCCCATGTGTACTGCGTGAACAGGTTCACCGGCGCCGAGGTCTGGGATTTCATGATGACCTACGGACAGGGGTACGAGGTCACCTCTCCCGTGATTGTGGGCGACATGCTAATTGTAACCGCCACCAACTGGCACGTGTACTGCTTGGATCGTTACACCGGGGAACTGCTTCATGATATGGAGCTCCTGCTGGGGGGCACTCCCGAGGACCCGACAAGGGATTACACATACGTGAAGTTCGACTCCGACCATCTCGGTGCTGATATGCTGTGGGACAAGTTCGTCTCCATTGCGGAAGAGGACGACATCTCCTGGGACGGCAGGACCTTCTTCACCGGAGGCACCACTCCAGTCTACGATTCCGGTGCGATATACTTCGGCACCGCTGACGGGCACATCCTCGCATACAGCATCACCCGTGCCGACGGATTCGTCAAACTGTGGGATTACGAACCTTCCGATACATACACCGTCCACCGTCTGGTCGACGGGGACGGGGATACCGTCGACAGGAACGGACAGAAGACGACGGATCCCGACAGGATAGCGTACCACAAGGAATACACCGGTCAGAAAGGATGCTTCTACTTCCACGCTCCCGAGATAACCAAGATCGGCGGACAGCGCGCACTGGTCATAGGAAGCTACGAAGGCTATCTCTACGCGGTCAACGCCGACACAGGCGAGGAGATCTGGGTCGAGAGGATGATCGACCTCAGGGGATACACTTACTACTACGAAGAGACCCCCGGGAACAAGGTGGTAATCCCCGACTACCATGGATACGATATCAGCAAGGTCACCCGTGTCTCCGACAACATCCCCCATCCCGGGACCCCCGGTTCCGTTTCAGGATACACCGTGGCAGGCGACAGGATACTCGTCACCTGCTCCGACGGAGGTCTCAGTTCCCAGAAGGGATTCGTAGAATGCCTGGATCTGGCTACCTGCACCGTTACGGATTGGAAACTGGACCTGATGTGCGGGGCCATCACCCTGGACGACACCGGCAACGGATTCTATGCGTACATGTCGCCATCGCTGAACGGGGACACAAAGATCACCATGACCGACGGCAGCGAGGTGGCACTGGGTTCGCCTATAGTCCATATGAGGCTGGACGGCAAGGCAATCTGGAAGACCCAGGATTATCAATTGATCAAGGCACCGTTCACCCTTGCCAACGGCATCCTCTATGCCAACGACTACTCCGCAGGAGTGTTCTATCCCAACGGAGGGGGCGTCACGGCGATCTCCACCGAGGACGGCCATGAGATCTGGAGACTGCAGTTGAAGCCATTCACCAAGGACTCCTATGCGATGGTTGCCCCCACCGTCATCGACGGCAAGATCTACGTGGGCAACGACTACGGTGCGATCTACTGCATCTCCGAAATAGCCGGTCCCGAACCGGGTGACGGAGGAGAGATCAAGTTAGGAAACGGTCTTCTCCATTGGTCCTGGCTCATATTGTTCGCCATCGTTGCGGCAGCGTTCGTGATACTTTACAAAATGTACTGA
- a CDS encoding ABC transporter substrate-binding protein, with product MVILASLPFVGLTQSERDTKEGLVLDFGYWNTEWDPIEFGDGWNGKTVLEKVCEQKGYESVWLPDGSLYAVNTPDREDPADREHVNLVGMTWRFYVHDGSGWKEVLDPEGTDISGYTMVSWARSAGADSLIPCTDYTGFSYYSYADNGKNRITGQDLKIVTLAPSVTETVAAVGGLPYIIGCDYYSNYPQGIVDGKNSGTIANTGGYVDPNYEWIIKLHPDIVFCDGDVGQDVAVADKLRKSGVDCVVLYRSTDIASMYNNIWICASALGMSEKANTVISSLKKTIDDVSGIAGATNKRVFVALSADPSPWTAGNSTFMSDIVSTAGGRNIFDSQSSGWFMVSKEQIYAKQPQVLIIFSEKEVKTEAEYNAILDSLDPVWKSTPAYKAEEKEVYVFSANSADILSRPGPRLAEATELICKILNQEAFLQRDPMDAIPHFFGNDYTDYLTYQGEPLYE from the coding sequence GTGGTGATACTGGCCTCCCTTCCCTTTGTGGGACTCACCCAATCGGAGAGGGACACCAAGGAAGGCCTTGTCCTGGACTTCGGATACTGGAACACCGAATGGGACCCTATAGAATTCGGCGACGGATGGAACGGCAAGACCGTACTGGAGAAGGTATGCGAACAGAAGGGATACGAGAGCGTATGGCTTCCCGACGGTTCCCTGTACGCTGTGAACACTCCCGACAGAGAGGATCCCGCTGACAGGGAGCATGTGAACCTGGTGGGCATGACCTGGAGGTTCTACGTCCACGACGGTTCTGGATGGAAGGAGGTCCTCGACCCCGAGGGTACGGACATCTCCGGATACACCATGGTCTCCTGGGCCCGTTCCGCCGGAGCGGATTCACTCATCCCCTGCACCGATTATACAGGATTCAGCTACTACAGCTACGCCGATAACGGCAAGAACCGCATCACGGGGCAGGACCTCAAGATCGTCACATTGGCACCCTCCGTAACGGAGACGGTGGCCGCCGTGGGCGGACTGCCGTACATTATCGGCTGCGATTACTATTCCAATTATCCTCAGGGAATCGTCGATGGCAAGAACAGCGGCACCATCGCCAACACAGGAGGTTACGTGGATCCCAACTACGAGTGGATCATCAAGCTCCATCCAGACATAGTGTTCTGCGATGGAGACGTCGGTCAGGACGTCGCCGTAGCGGACAAGCTCCGCAAGTCCGGGGTGGACTGCGTAGTCCTTTACAGGTCCACCGACATAGCATCCATGTACAACAACATCTGGATATGTGCCAGCGCCCTCGGTATGAGCGAGAAGGCCAATACCGTCATCTCCTCACTGAAGAAGACCATCGACGACGTATCCGGTATAGCGGGAGCCACCAACAAGAGGGTGTTCGTAGCCCTCTCCGCAGACCCCTCCCCGTGGACCGCAGGCAACAGCACCTTCATGAGCGATATCGTCAGCACCGCAGGGGGCAGGAACATCTTCGATTCCCAATCATCCGGGTGGTTCATGGTTTCCAAGGAACAGATTTACGCCAAACAGCCCCAGGTCCTAATCATCTTCTCCGAGAAGGAAGTCAAGACGGAAGCGGAATACAACGCCATCCTGGACTCCCTGGACCCCGTATGGAAGTCCACGCCCGCATATAAGGCCGAAGAGAAGGAGGTGTACGTGTTCTCCGCCAACTCCGCAGACATATTATCAAGACCGGGTCCGAGACTTGCCGAGGCCACGGAACTCATCTGCAAGATCCTCAACCAGGAGGCGTTCCTGCAGAGGGATCCCATGGATGCCATCCCGCATTTCTTCGGCAACGATTACACCGATTACCTGACCTATCAGGGGGAGCCTCTCTATGAATAA
- a CDS encoding transmembrane protein — translation MAGVVMSSSLIRGFDIKIPHVLFLGVALTVCVLVFSTVSIADESDAAESYQAKVFIGDGTVNGTIGFTGTGTTLKELLTDAITSNGHTIEFKSNGSVLRLDDLETTGKPSDSDYSPLCIYKWVPLNGWVNILANAEGNTTLENGTSYYIYKSHKWNNFDTGLVEYPGPKTFEPISTGYFYIKMIEDVNANDYVKSILTEEQRRVGFWITGEGSDMAEAFYDACKKMRDSGNSGFELVMNLTDGDTMKGWLGSFMGMDNVQIDEKRWDYWCQFDWDSSRSEWHYADCLGHYDPGVMPYSCIIRQITLDESADAIGAQYPSDIPAALKNGTDLTISYLGFDGTVAHTETVPYFGSLPAFSLDDVTLSNGDTVEFIGWNVSAGTGFRALSDMRIRPLFDYDVVIEPSSGSQVTVDLTESDYLALSSSTITAIRTNASPVEFKVKGGSITLDGSAVSTLEDRSYAVTIASAPLSVLPGEVAEELKDSAVFEISLGGQHTFGEGKLKVSVNYTVPEGRDVSKLQVYHIVDGKKVPVQSSYSNGKLSFDVDSLSYFVVSYDAEPENNGGQSSVLMYVAIGAVAAISAIGAVFLFLRKNRSRI, via the coding sequence ATGGCAGGGGTTGTTATGAGCAGTTCTTTGATTCGTGGTTTTGATATCAAAATCCCCCATGTATTGTTTCTGGGCGTTGCATTAACTGTATGTGTATTGGTTTTCAGTACAGTCTCTATAGCGGACGAATCCGATGCAGCGGAATCCTACCAGGCAAAGGTGTTCATCGGTGACGGAACCGTCAACGGCACTATCGGTTTTACAGGGACAGGCACCACGCTCAAGGAACTGCTCACAGATGCGATAACCTCCAACGGCCATACCATCGAGTTCAAGAGCAACGGATCGGTTCTAAGGTTGGACGATCTGGAAACGACAGGTAAACCCAGTGACAGCGATTATTCCCCGCTGTGTATCTACAAATGGGTTCCGCTCAATGGATGGGTGAACATTCTTGCGAATGCGGAAGGGAACACCACTCTCGAAAACGGTACATCCTACTACATTTACAAATCACATAAGTGGAACAATTTCGACACAGGATTGGTGGAATATCCTGGCCCCAAGACCTTCGAACCCATCTCCACCGGTTACTTCTACATCAAGATGATAGAAGATGTCAACGCCAACGATTATGTGAAATCCATCCTCACCGAGGAACAGCGCAGGGTCGGTTTCTGGATCACCGGAGAGGGATCCGATATGGCCGAAGCATTCTACGATGCCTGTAAGAAGATGAGGGACAGCGGCAACAGCGGATTCGAACTCGTGATGAACCTCACTGACGGGGACACCATGAAAGGCTGGCTGGGCAGTTTCATGGGCATGGATAACGTGCAGATCGACGAGAAGAGGTGGGATTACTGGTGCCAGTTCGACTGGGATTCCAGCAGGTCCGAATGGCATTACGCCGACTGTCTCGGCCATTACGACCCCGGTGTGATGCCTTATTCCTGCATCATCCGTCAGATCACTCTGGACGAGTCTGCGGACGCCATAGGTGCACAGTACCCCAGCGACATCCCCGCAGCATTGAAGAACGGAACCGACCTTACCATCTCCTACCTGGGATTCGACGGCACTGTTGCCCACACCGAGACCGTACCGTACTTCGGAAGCCTTCCCGCATTCAGTCTCGACGACGTAACCCTCTCCAACGGCGATACCGTTGAATTCATTGGATGGAACGTTTCCGCCGGTACAGGGTTCAGAGCATTATCGGACATGCGGATTAGACCCCTGTTCGATTACGACGTAGTAATCGAACCCTCCTCGGGAAGCCAGGTCACCGTGGATCTTACTGAATCGGATTATCTCGCTCTGAGCAGTTCCACCATAACCGCCATCAGGACCAACGCATCTCCCGTAGAATTCAAGGTCAAGGGCGGATCAATAACCCTGGACGGCAGCGCCGTATCTACTCTCGAAGATAGATCGTACGCGGTCACCATAGCATCCGCTCCCCTGAGCGTACTCCCCGGCGAGGTCGCAGAGGAATTGAAGGATTCCGCCGTATTCGAAATAAGCCTCGGAGGACAGCACACCTTCGGCGAAGGGAAATTGAAAGTATCGGTGAACTACACCGTACCCGAAGGCAGGGACGTCTCCAAGCTGCAGGTATACCACATCGTGGACGGCAAGAAGGTGCCTGTCCAGAGCAGTTACTCCAACGGAAAGTTATCGTTCGACGTGGACAGCCTTTCCTACTTCGTCGTCTCCTACGACGCGGAGCCGGAGAACAATGGCGGACAGTCCTCCGTGCTGATGTATGTCGCCATCGGAGCCGTAGCCGCCATATCGGCGATCGGTGCAGTGTTCCTCTTCCTGAGGAAGAACAGAAGCCGGATCTGA
- a CDS encoding transmembrane protein yields MFDWKSVIDRNEKGIVKKQIVTAAIVMVCLLSAVLFTDASDAEPAPTAAPEIKFWVYENNDWVTYSGHGYYAGQAIANATKTGDIGLTFTWGTQMYYDSVLSGADFTYMYQSGGNTYTNVNPYYGKIATVNNSSDFTIYRYANGNWNPISSDSGLSVMGFYRPFDDYQLASANIAFVPSNVSPNTLPTTGLAHVYNVIPAQGNPDPAYEVTFHIGNNTYTGYGSDCALALKNALDSNNVPNTIDLRMVYLVQTGWDDELVWVNILNNSWYGFVTQIGNQSMGTGYSYVYDDYSDTTHVFAHYAYWSLHLGNDTTWSSESAFMLGFMSPLSYVPSTPSGVQSLEQDEFTFVFDEFDYDWYEDGDTREDPRP; encoded by the coding sequence ATGTTTGATTGGAAGTCAGTGATTGATAGGAACGAGAAAGGAATAGTGAAAAAACAGATTGTGACAGCGGCAATTGTGATGGTATGTCTTTTATCGGCTGTATTGTTCACGGATGCCTCGGACGCGGAACCTGCACCTACGGCCGCACCCGAGATTAAGTTCTGGGTGTACGAGAACAATGATTGGGTGACATACTCCGGTCACGGATACTATGCCGGCCAGGCGATTGCGAACGCTACTAAGACGGGCGACATCGGACTGACATTCACCTGGGGAACTCAGATGTATTATGACTCAGTTCTAAGCGGTGCTGATTTCACTTATATGTACCAGTCCGGTGGCAATACCTACACGAACGTCAACCCCTACTACGGTAAGATCGCTACCGTCAACAACAGCAGCGATTTCACCATCTACCGTTACGCCAACGGTAATTGGAATCCCATTTCCTCCGACAGCGGTCTTTCCGTCATGGGATTCTACAGGCCCTTCGACGACTACCAGCTCGCGTCCGCCAACATCGCGTTCGTTCCTTCGAACGTCAGTCCCAACACCCTGCCTACTACCGGGCTTGCACATGTCTACAACGTCATTCCCGCCCAGGGAAACCCTGACCCCGCATACGAGGTCACCTTCCACATCGGAAACAACACCTACACCGGATACGGATCCGATTGTGCACTCGCACTCAAGAACGCTCTCGACAGCAACAATGTGCCCAACACCATCGATCTTCGCATGGTGTATCTGGTGCAAACTGGATGGGATGATGAACTTGTATGGGTAAATATCCTTAACAATAGTTGGTATGGTTTCGTGACTCAAATCGGAAATCAAAGTATGGGCACAGGATACAGTTATGTGTACGATGATTATTCAGATACCACTCATGTCTTTGCACATTATGCGTACTGGTCGCTTCACCTCGGCAATGACACCACTTGGTCCAGTGAAAGTGCGTTCATGCTCGGATTCATGAGCCCGCTGTCATATGTGCCTTCGACTCCCAGCGGTGTCCAGTCGCTTGAACAGGATGAGTTCACCTTTGTCTTCGATGAGTTCGACTACGATTGGTATGAGGACGGAGACACAAGAGAAGATCCGAGACCGTAA
- a CDS encoding transmembrane protein, whose amino-acid sequence MGCEQLEEVIFEGDRERIPQDCFSGCVNLATVQFPSGLKNIEYHAFGNCTSLDHSQIVLDCTAEDVLSWSRFAFTDSSVIEVKRLFENDLDGTISFLKLSLILDGTPTVCSFMVDISGVENSMQLDEPLDYTYVMPEDLQGIYDEVMGKKLPKFEFPNGLYRVFDGAMYDETGFTLIKIPYNQPHLNIAENVTHVAPKACQATYLEFVSIPSSVVEIGDHAFMSCSKLHTVEFKEGLKRIGNGAFSMTGLTSISLPSSLEYVGDYVFSNTVDNGVYITIPADSNLTHVGSLSLMVHKGGSIFIPSGLTETGDVPFGYSMGEVYLAGNLDSYPSSLFRSPTLKHFINGQWVLAHPYDVTFYLPLGIDASKISFDQLLGCEGGSFGGFFVTTKDGPLMVDEKIEISSKTVYLYSPLGDFSVLDCCEDGDGFIVSFTVSGSWTAHDILCGIDKGSVSLMDSESLYVIKLLVEGDVDGAVITVNERVVSDYVIVSFDSRGGTACDSVSVGMGRTIPREISPVPEKNRSEFLGWTTENGQILEPGTPITADITLYASWADANPRLVFDGYSHFIVKVNGIAVDSGYRVTPEDEIVLEWIPNEGYTFDHWYVSDNHGSREIITENYSFTGVTDDTKLGLSEKYYNPSYFLRQINNVDFPIDSDPLALQWMTSFEQDTTGSMWTGGTGTPLVVDGRLYTRAGDTLYMYDLDTGRLLKSVPSVESGSFYHFIGYANGMIFDSTAKKIYDLDLNYLKDSPVSITKVLSDDSGIYLASGAGGIYKYSSDLSEQLWHLKEGYLTYTSWGVSGGIQIYDGYLYWVGITKDGEVALQSVNTEDTSDFHELILTDFKHFMLDDGWVTCYNGTIYITVYSEGLFGDNSGATGGGVIAASINKGVFSEDYRYYQLGSSAQSNFIVYNGRGYVNGGTTFFVFDVDNEDGRNLTKVYSYNHGRFTHGGIVLNNPPGSDTVEVMFIPYDPTMSIMIFYDSPGQELTKYRNLFVQVPSQYNSQAVRFTDDGRIYFYNDAGNVCVLGKEIHSQFIILREGNKVRCITYDGTIADALIELGITDDYYLYMMNPFYASTQLEYDESLAEQYRLFYFSDVPLTSAVWKNDLLWYSDEYGIKNIDGIKGGNLYLDGEEFLLIDKDEYSYSIRFVDLSGNEIKSAIAGKASAGTELNIGEFEDRNIAGYSYRDVSAERLAISPDESRNVLTFTYDVIKATVIDLTDNVVGDVATVSVTDIQTLADDVNPVELILPQGKMELSNDVLKVLSARGASVSVSLKTIEAKDIEEKQRENVPEGAVIFSISIESAEEYIHELGGTAKITLPISITGTNLALWYLDDAGTMHLIEDAVFSDGSVTFTTDHLSYYVVGEAPVADKEGFPVLLFAVVGLVAVLAIIAVICLLRRRVHV is encoded by the coding sequence ATGGGGTGCGAACAGCTGGAAGAAGTCATATTCGAAGGTGATAGGGAAAGGATACCACAGGATTGTTTCAGCGGGTGCGTTAATCTGGCCACCGTTCAATTTCCCAGCGGATTGAAAAATATCGAGTATCATGCATTTGGAAACTGTACAAGTCTTGATCATTCACAGATCGTACTCGATTGTACAGCGGAAGATGTTCTTTCCTGGAGCAGATTTGCATTTACCGATTCATCAGTGATCGAAGTGAAAAGACTGTTCGAAAACGATCTGGACGGTACGATTTCTTTTCTCAAGCTTTCATTGATACTTGACGGAACGCCCACCGTATGCTCATTCATGGTCGACATTTCGGGTGTTGAGAACAGTATGCAACTGGATGAGCCGTTGGATTACACGTATGTCATGCCTGAGGACCTGCAAGGGATATATGACGAGGTAATGGGCAAGAAACTGCCGAAATTCGAGTTTCCCAACGGCCTCTATCGTGTCTTCGACGGAGCGATGTATGATGAAACCGGATTCACATTGATCAAAATACCCTACAATCAGCCCCATCTCAACATTGCTGAAAATGTGACGCATGTGGCGCCCAAAGCCTGTCAGGCTACATATCTGGAATTCGTCTCCATACCTTCATCCGTTGTCGAAATCGGCGATCATGCGTTCATGAGCTGTTCCAAGCTCCATACGGTTGAGTTCAAAGAAGGTCTGAAGCGCATCGGAAACGGTGCATTTTCGATGACTGGTTTGACGTCGATTTCTTTACCTAGTTCCCTTGAGTATGTCGGAGACTATGTTTTCTCCAATACTGTTGATAATGGAGTCTACATCACCATTCCCGCCGACTCCAATCTTACGCATGTCGGTTCTTTGAGTTTGATGGTTCACAAGGGGGGCAGTATTTTCATACCGTCCGGTTTGACAGAAACCGGTGACGTTCCCTTCGGATACAGTATGGGGGAGGTATATTTAGCGGGAAATCTCGACTCATACCCCAGCAGTCTGTTCAGATCTCCGACATTAAAACATTTTATCAACGGCCAATGGGTCTTGGCCCACCCTTACGATGTCACCTTCTATTTGCCTTTGGGCATCGATGCATCCAAGATAAGTTTTGATCAATTATTAGGTTGTGAGGGAGGCAGTTTCGGGGGATTCTTTGTGACCACCAAAGATGGGCCGCTGATGGTTGATGAAAAAATAGAGATTTCTTCAAAGACGGTTTACCTGTATTCGCCGTTGGGCGATTTTTCAGTTTTAGACTGTTGTGAGGATGGGGACGGATTCATCGTTTCATTTACCGTGAGTGGGTCATGGACGGCTCACGATATCCTCTGTGGAATAGACAAGGGCAGCGTATCGTTAATGGATTCGGAGTCGCTTTATGTAATCAAACTCCTGGTTGAAGGGGATGTTGACGGAGCGGTAATAACCGTCAATGAGCGTGTCGTATCCGACTATGTCATTGTTTCATTCGATTCCCGTGGCGGAACGGCTTGTGATTCCGTATCTGTGGGTATGGGGCGTACAATACCCAGAGAGATATCACCTGTCCCTGAGAAGAACCGCAGCGAATTCTTAGGATGGACGACAGAAAACGGTCAGATACTGGAACCGGGAACACCTATCACTGCAGACATCACACTGTATGCATCATGGGCAGATGCGAATCCACGCTTGGTGTTTGATGGTTACTCGCATTTCATTGTTAAAGTCAACGGTATCGCGGTCGACAGCGGATACAGAGTAACACCGGAAGACGAAATAGTCTTGGAATGGATACCTAATGAAGGATATACCTTCGACCATTGGTACGTATCAGACAATCATGGTTCTAGAGAAATAATCACGGAGAATTATTCATTCACAGGTGTAACCGATGATACGAAACTGGGTCTTTCTGAGAAGTACTACAATCCATCCTATTTCCTTCGTCAGATAAACAATGTCGATTTTCCAATCGATTCAGACCCGCTAGCGTTACAGTGGATGACCTCATTTGAACAGGACACCACCGGATCAATGTGGACTGGGGGGACTGGAACCCCCTTGGTGGTAGACGGTCGTTTATACACCCGGGCAGGCGATACGCTATACATGTATGATTTGGATACTGGCCGTCTGCTAAAATCCGTCCCTTCGGTGGAGTCAGGATCGTTCTATCATTTCATCGGATACGCTAACGGAATGATATTCGACAGCACGGCTAAAAAAATCTACGATTTGGATTTAAATTATCTAAAGGACTCGCCCGTCAGTATTACAAAGGTTCTGAGCGACGATTCGGGCATATATCTGGCATCAGGGGCAGGAGGGATATACAAATACAGTTCAGATTTGAGCGAACAATTATGGCATTTAAAGGAAGGGTACCTCACTTATACCAGTTGGGGTGTGAGCGGAGGCATTCAGATTTACGACGGGTACCTTTATTGGGTCGGTATAACCAAAGATGGGGAAGTGGCGCTCCAGTCTGTAAATACGGAAGACACGTCAGATTTTCATGAATTGATTCTTACAGATTTCAAGCATTTCATGTTAGATGACGGGTGGGTAACTTGCTATAACGGTACAATATACATTACAGTTTATTCCGAAGGCCTATTCGGAGACAACAGCGGGGCAACCGGCGGAGGTGTGATCGCAGCATCCATCAACAAAGGCGTATTTTCGGAAGATTACAGATATTACCAATTGGGCTCCAGTGCTCAGTCCAATTTCATCGTGTACAACGGCCGGGGATATGTGAACGGCGGAACCACCTTTTTCGTGTTCGATGTGGATAACGAAGACGGAAGAAATCTAACCAAGGTCTACAGTTACAACCACGGCCGTTTCACGCACGGCGGTATCGTACTCAACAACCCCCCCGGCAGCGATACCGTTGAAGTGATGTTCATCCCGTACGATCCGACCATGTCGATTATGATATTCTACGACTCTCCCGGACAGGAGTTGACGAAATACCGCAACCTCTTTGTACAGGTCCCCTCACAGTACAATTCGCAGGCTGTTCGTTTCACGGATGACGGGCGGATTTACTTCTACAACGATGCGGGGAACGTATGCGTTCTGGGAAAAGAAATCCACAGTCAGTTCATAATCCTCCGCGAGGGCAACAAGGTCCGTTGCATAACGTACGACGGAACCATTGCTGATGCGCTCATCGAGTTGGGAATTACAGACGACTACTATCTGTACATGATGAATCCGTTCTATGCCTCGACACAGTTGGAATATGACGAATCCCTCGCGGAACAATACCGTCTGTTCTATTTCTCGGATGTTCCGCTCACATCGGCCGTATGGAAGAACGATCTGCTGTGGTATTCCGATGAATACGGGATAAAGAACATCGACGGAATCAAGGGGGGCAATCTGTATCTCGACGGGGAGGAGTTCCTGCTCATCGACAAGGACGAATACAGCTATTCGATCAGATTCGTGGATCTTTCCGGAAACGAGATCAAATCTGCTATAGCTGGAAAAGCTTCCGCAGGTACCGAGTTAAACATCGGAGAATTCGAAGACAGGAACATCGCAGGATATTCTTACCGCGATGTTTCCGCCGAGAGGCTCGCCATATCCCCCGACGAATCCAGGAACGTACTGACATTCACATACGACGTGATCAAAGCAACCGTCATCGATCTTACGGACAATGTGGTCGGAGACGTTGCGACAGTCAGTGTAACCGACATCCAGACCCTTGCGGACGATGTGAATCCCGTAGAGCTTATTTTGCCTCAGGGAAAGATGGAACTGAGCAACGACGTTCTGAAGGTACTAAGTGCCAGGGGAGCATCGGTATCGGTGAGTCTGAAAACGATTGAGGCCAAGGATATCGAAGAGAAACAGCGCGAGAATGTACCTGAGGGGGCTGTGATCTTCAGTATATCCATAGAGTCTGCGGAAGAATATATTCACGAACTCGGGGGAACCGCCAAGATCACTCTCCCGATATCTATTACGGGAACCAATCTGGCACTATGGTATCTGGATGATGCCGGAACGATGCATCTGATTGAGGATGCGGTATTCTCGGACGGGTCGGTTACGTTCACTACCGACCATCTTTCCTATTACGTTGTCGGAGAGGCTCCCGTAGCGGACAAAGAGGGATTTCCGGTTCTTCTTTTCGCTGTTGTGGGTTTAGTTGCGGTTTTGGCAATTATTGCGGTAATATGTTTGTTGAGGAGGAGAGTGCATGTTTGA